DNA sequence from the uncultured Fretibacterium sp. genome:
TGGAGGCGGCACCCAGATTCGAACTGGGGATAAAGGATTTGCAGTCCTCTGCCTTACCACTTGGCTATGCCGCCTTTTTAAAGGGAATAAAAAGAATAATGGCACCGGTAACCAATTTTATTTTACTAAAAAATCAGCTCGACGTCAAGAAAGTTGTAACAACCTGTCGTTGTTCTGTGATAATGTCACCTGCTAGATTGTAAATCCAAGCCACCGACCCCTATGGGGCAGGCGCCCTGCAGCTCCAGGCCTCCGCCGGTGGGTCAGAGCCGCGTATAGACCGCGCCCCGGGGCGTCAGGCGGCTGCGCATCAGCGAGATGTCGGAGCAGCGCCACGCGACGGACGGCACGCGCTCCAGCTCCCTCATCAGGGCCGGAGGCAGGGGCAAACCGTCCGACCGCGCCAGGGTCAGGTGCGGGCTGAAGGGCCGGTCGTTGCGCGGAATGCCGACCCCGAACAGGGCGTCGTTCACCCGCCCCGCAAGGGCCGTCAGCTCCGGCGCGCCCCGGTCCCCGCCCAGCCAGAGCGTGCGCGGACGGGCCAGGTTCGGGAACGCGCCGGCACGGTGCAACTCGATGTCGAAGGGCTGGACCGTCACGGCCGCCACGGCCGACCGGACCCGCTCGACCGCCGCCGGGGACAGCTCCCCCAGAAAGCGCAGCGTGATGTGGAGCTGCGCCCGGGTCACCCAGCGGCAGCGCCGCGCCAGCGGCCTCAGCCGATCCAGCAGCCGTTCCGCCTCCCGGGCCGCCGCCTCGGAGAGCAGCACGGCCACGAAGGTTCGGACCGTCTCCCCGGACTCAGGCACGGTTCAGTTCCTCCAGAACCGGAATCACGCGGTCCAGGGAGTCCACGCGCCTGTAGAGAAGACGCTCCACCTC
Encoded proteins:
- the thpR gene encoding RNA 2',3'-cyclic phosphodiesterase; the protein is MPESGETVRTFVAVLLSEAAAREAERLLDRLRPLARRCRWVTRAQLHITLRFLGELSPAAVERVRSAVAAVTVQPFDIELHRAGAFPNLARPRTLWLGGDRGAPELTALAGRVNDALFGVGIPRNDRPFSPHLTLARSDGLPLPPALMRELERVPSVAWRCSDISLMRSRLTPRGAVYTRL